A DNA window from Patescibacteria group bacterium contains the following coding sequences:
- a CDS encoding TIGR00282 family metallophosphoesterase: MKILFFGDIVGKIGRQAIKKTLADYKKKYQPDFIIANGENLAHGKGATQKTLEEMQQAGINFFTSGNHIWKKNEILDVFKQGDIPIIRPANYPEGVPGEGHKIVEVGEYKILVINLLGRVFIREDLDCPFKKFDEIIKINSRKKIHAIFVDLHAEATSEHVAFGFYANGRASAVVGTHTHVPTADQQILDQGTAYVTDVGMVGGQDTVLGVAKEEIIQTFLTQMPFSHLIPEKGPAVINAVLIEIDPKTKEAKSIQRVDKIVKI, encoded by the coding sequence ATGAAAATTCTCTTTTTCGGCGATATTGTCGGTAAAATCGGCCGACAAGCAATTAAAAAAACTTTGGCTGATTATAAAAAGAAGTACCAGCCTGATTTTATAATTGCCAATGGTGAAAACTTGGCTCATGGCAAGGGCGCCACTCAAAAAACCTTAGAAGAGATGCAACAGGCTGGCATTAATTTTTTTACATCTGGTAATCATATTTGGAAAAAAAATGAAATCTTGGATGTTTTTAAACAGGGTGATATTCCAATTATTCGTCCAGCTAACTATCCTGAAGGTGTGCCTGGTGAAGGGCATAAAATTGTTGAAGTTGGCGAATATAAAATTTTAGTTATTAATTTATTAGGTCGCGTTTTTATTCGTGAGGATCTCGATTGTCCGTTTAAAAAATTTGATGAAATTATTAAAATCAACAGTCGTAAAAAAATCCACGCTATTTTTGTGGATTTGCACGCCGAAGCTACATCTGAACATGTGGCTTTTGGTTTTTATGCTAATGGTCGCGCTTCCGCTGTAGTTGGCACTCATACACACGTTCCAACAGCTGACCAACAAATTTTAGACCAAGGCACGGCTTATGTAACTGACGTTGGTATGGTTGGCGGTCAAGATACAGTTTTGGGTGTGGCTAAAGAAGAAATTATTCAAACCTTTTTAACCCAAATGCCGTTTAGCCATCTAATTCCTGAAAAGGGACCGGCTGTTATTAATGCTGTATTAATTGAAATTGATCCTAAAACCAAAGAAGCTAAATCCATCCAACGGGTTGATAAAATTGTTAAAATTTAA
- a CDS encoding DUF1653 domain-containing protein yields MPELKLGKYKHYKGKQYEVIGLAKHSETLESLVIYKALYDSEKFGKNALWARPQSMFFDTIEINGQKIPRFEYID; encoded by the coding sequence ATGCCCGAACTTAAACTTGGAAAATACAAACATTACAAAGGCAAACAATACGAAGTTATTGGACTTGCTAAACACAGCGAAACTCTTGAAAGTCTTGTGATTTATAAGGCACTTTATGATTCTGAAAAATTTGGCAAAAACGCTTTATGGGCTAGACCCCAATCAATGTTTTTTGATACAATAGAAATTAATGGACAAAAAATTCCACGTTTTGAATATATTGATTAG
- a CDS encoding dihydrofolate reductase family protein, producing the protein MKKILYMAISVNGMIAKKNDDTSWISETEWNSYSTAVRNAGCLIVGHRTYNILTKQPEFSEFKDVELVAVSSESFTTIANNHYIANSPKEALDKLKKFETVIIAGGGILNSSFLKEGLIDELYLDIEPIAFGKGINVFENEDFEANLELLETKQLSPNEIQLHYKVIK; encoded by the coding sequence ATGAAAAAAATTCTTTATATGGCAATAAGCGTTAATGGAATGATTGCCAAAAAAAATGACGATACTAGTTGGATTTCTGAAACAGAATGGAATAGTTATAGTACCGCTGTTCGTAACGCAGGTTGTTTAATCGTAGGACATCGAACATACAACATACTTACAAAACAACCTGAATTTTCAGAATTCAAGGATGTGGAATTAGTTGCTGTTTCAAGCGAAAGCTTCACAACAATAGCAAATAATCATTACATTGCCAATTCACCGAAGGAAGCGCTAGACAAATTAAAAAAATTTGAAACAGTGATAATTGCTGGCGGCGGAATACTGAATTCATCATTTCTCAAGGAAGGTCTTATAGATGAATTATATTTAGATATTGAACCCATTGCTTTTGGAAAAGGAATAAATGTTTTTGAAAATGAAGATTTTGAAGCAAACTTAGAACTATTAGAAACAAAACAATTATCACCGAACGAAATTCAACTTCATTACAAAGTGATTAAATAA
- a CDS encoding glucose 1-dehydrogenase, producing MKLKNKIAIITGSSKGIGKSTALLFAKEGAKVIVNYFSSEKKAFAVVDEIKKMGSEAIAIKCDISKENEVIAMISQAIETFGKIDILVNNAGIVYDVPLLERSVEQWKRTLDVNLLGNFLCSKYASEQMLKGTGGKIINISSTNAINSFSPDAIDYDASKAGVITLTKDFAKEFAPKIQVNAIAPGWVDTDMNKDLPKEFVEDETRKIYLKRFALPEEIAKAILFFASDDASYITGSILVVDGGHD from the coding sequence ATGAAGCTAAAAAATAAAATCGCAATTATCACTGGTTCTAGTAAAGGTATTGGCAAATCTACCGCACTACTTTTCGCAAAAGAAGGCGCAAAAGTTATTGTTAATTATTTTTCCTCTGAAAAAAAGGCATTTGCTGTTGTTGATGAAATTAAAAAAATGGGTTCGGAAGCAATTGCGATAAAATGTGATATTTCCAAAGAAAATGAAGTTATAGCGATGATTAGTCAAGCCATAGAAACTTTTGGTAAAATTGACATTCTTGTAAATAACGCAGGCATTGTTTATGATGTTCCGCTTCTCGAAAGAAGTGTTGAACAATGGAAAAGGACATTGGATGTTAATTTGCTTGGAAATTTTCTTTGTAGTAAGTATGCTTCCGAACAAATGTTAAAAGGGACTGGCGGAAAAATAATTAACATATCTTCAACAAATGCGATAAACAGCTTTAGTCCCGACGCGATTGATTATGACGCCTCAAAGGCTGGCGTAATAACATTAACAAAAGATTTTGCAAAAGAGTTTGCTCCGAAGATTCAAGTTAATGCAATCGCTCCAGGCTGGGTTGATACTGACATGAATAAGGACTTACCCAAAGAATTTGTTGAAGATGAAACAAGGAAAATATATCTAAAAAGATTTGCGCTACCAGAAGAAATAGCAAAGGCAATTTTATTTTTTGCAAGTGATGATGCTAGCTATATTACTGGAAGTATCTTAGTGGTAGACGGTGGTCACGATTAG